Within Sorangiineae bacterium MSr11367, the genomic segment GACTTGGCCAATGGTTTTCCATTGTTGGGCACAATCCGGACCGCAAGTCCATGATAGGTTTTGCGTTCCTGTAACTTCGTTGTTGTGCCCAGTCTTCCAGACCGAGAGATCCCCGGTCGATGCGTTGTGCCAAAGGAGGCCGTAACGGCCGAGCGGCCCAACGGCACGCCACGCCTGCGAGCAGCCCGTGGCGGCCGCGCATCCAAAACTGAAGGGCTGCGCTTCGAGGACGGTGTTTCCTCCGCCGAGCAGCCAGGCCGACACTTCGCCCGACTGTGCGTTGTGCCATACCAAATTCTCATAACGGTGCGTGACGCACGGGGTAGGGGAACAGGGCCTGCTCGTCTCCATTCGCCCGAGGGGGCGCCAGCCCTGCGAGCAGCCCGTGGCGGCACTGCACTGCCAATCCAGGGGACCTGACGCCGTGACGCTGCCATCCCTGGCGATGTTCCATTGCGAGACATCTCCGGACACCTTATTGTGCCAAAGGATGTTGGTCACGCCGTCGGCCGGAGGCGCCGTGTCGATGACCTTCCACTCGTTCTGGCAAGCGGGCCCGCACGTCCAATTGAGATCCATGGTCCCTTCGACTTGGCTGGGATTCTGGTCGTTGAGGAGCCACAAGGACACCGCGCCGGTCGAGACATTGTGCCAAGCCAACGCTTGTTGGCCGTATTTGGCTTCAAGGTTCGATTGCACCGTCCCCGTGTTTTCGCCAGGCTCCGTGTTTTCGCCGGACGAATCTCCAGAGCTGCACCCAAGGCAGGCCATCGCCATCATCAACGCGGCCGTATAACTCGCCCGGATGAAACGGGCACTTCCCATCATTCGATGCATATCCTGATCCCCTTTTATTTGTAATGAGCACACCGGTCGTAGCCGTGAAATCGTCGGGGCCAAGGCGCTCGATCCGTAAGAATCGAGTCTTGGGCCATCTCTCTTTGCCCCCCCCCTTTTATCAACCCCCTGCTAGGGCACGGGGGGGGTTGGAAACTGGATGAACCCGAGGGGTTTCCAAGTTTGCGAGCATGTACTGTCACATCGATACGAGAGGGTTGGCGTGTTCGTGACGCCTCCCTGGTTGTCCAGGAGCCAAATGGAGACCTCGCCCGTATCGACGTTGTGCCAGGCCAGATCGATGGTCCCGTTTTGATCGAAATCGACTTGGCCAATGGTTTTCCACTTCTCGGCGCATGTCGCGTCGCAACCAAAGGCCAACTTGTAGCTTTCTGTCACGTGGTTGTTCTGGCCGGTCTTCCAGACCGAAAGAACCCCCGTCGATACGTTGTGCCAGAGGACACCGCCAAGGCCGAGCGCTCCTACGGCACGCCAGGCCTGCGAGCAGCCGTTGCCGGCTCCGCATCGCGAGTCGAACGGCTGGCTCTCGAAAACCGTGTTTCCGCTGATCAGCCATGACGATAGTTCGCCCGTGCCGGGGTTGTGCCATGTCAAATTCGGATATCGGTACGAGACGCACGGATCGGGCGAACACGGCCTAATCGTCTGCATTCGCCCGACGGGATGCCAGACCTGCGAGCAGCCATCGGATGCAGCGCACCGCCAATCCAGAGAGCCTCCCGACGAGACGCGGCCATCCCTGGCGATGTCCCATTGTGAAACTTCTCCGGATACCTCATTGTGCCAAAGAATATTGGCGGCGTCGCTGCCCAGACTCGTATCGACGACCTTCCATTCGCTCTGGCAGGCGGGACCACAGGTCCAATCAAGGTCCATGGTTCCATCGACTTGGGAAGGATTCTCCAAATTCAGAAGCCACAATGACACCGTGCCGGTCGAAACATTGTGCCAAGCCAATGCTTGTTGCATGTATTTGGCACCAAGCTTCGATTGCACCGTCCCTGTGTTTTCGCCGGGCCCCGTGTTTTCACCGGTCGAATCTCCGGAGCTGCACCCAAGGCAGGCTGTCGCCGCCATCAGCGCGGCCGTGTAACTCGCCCGTATGAACCGGGTGCTTCGTGTCGTTCGGTGCATGTCCTCGTCCCTTTCGCGGCGGCCACACCGGCAAGCAGCTCGCTGGCCAGCGTGGTCTCGTTGCAAGGGCTTGGACACGTCGCACGAGGCGACCGTCTCAAAATATTTTCGAGAGGGGCATCATGGACCTGCCGTACGGCCGTATGAGCACAATACGTGCCCGACGGGCTCGCGAAGGTCGATGAGGGGCCCGCTCGTCGGGTGCAGGTAGATGAAGTCCGCGCCGTTGGAGGGGCGCCGAGGCCTATGCTCGACGGTGGGCGGATCATGGTCCCAGCTATTTCCAACGAAGGATGCCTGTGGCGCGGCCAGCGCTGGCGCATCGATGATGACGTCGTACCCAGTCCCCTCCGAAACCCGCGCGTTGCAATGGAAGTCATTGAGGCCCAAATCGCTCGATGTGCCGAAATCGATCATCGGGCCGTCGTTGGTCGACGGCCAAGAGCTCTTGGACCGAACGGCGACACCCGTGTCATTTTCGATGATTCGATTGTTGCGCGCCCGCCGTAACCTAGGAAATCCCTTCGCCACCATGGCGTGGAGCACGACGGCAGCGGCCGGCGTCGGATGCGAGCCGCTCGTGATACCCGTAAACACATTGTCCGTAAGCTCGTCGAGGCTCGACGCCCCTTCCATGTAAAGTCCCATGACCGAAAGATCGCGGAACTCGTTGTGACGGATGGCCGCATATCCCGCCGGTTGGACCGCGTGCCGCGTCATCCATATTCCGATCTCGCTTTCGCGAACGACATTCCCTTCGATCCGAACGGAGGTGCAGCTCCACGTTGCGATGGCGCCACCGTCGCGTTTGGTGCCATGAATGCGAGCAAAGAGATTTCCTGGAGAAGCGTCATGTCCGATTTCCAGGGAAACGGACGATGAGCCTTCGTGCTCGCCAACGCCACAACCTACGGCCCAAATACCCGTATACAAATCGTGAAAGGTGGACCCGGAAATGCGGGCGTTGCACCCGGAGGGCGCGGGCCGGGTAATGGTGCTTGCCACGAGTCCCACGGAGAAATCCGGTCCGAAATCGACACCCTCGATGAAGGTGTTGGGCGAGCCGCTTCCGGGAACGCTGCCCCGATCGCAAACGACTCCGAAATGCTCCGCGAGCATCCCCTCGCCAGGCTGCAGGGAGATGCCGCGAAGTTCCGTCGTCGCGGTTTCGTCGCCAAGAACGATGGTGGCGTAGGCACGAACGGCCCCGCGGTAAAGGGTTCCGCCCGGCCCGGCGGTATCGACGAGGCCCGTTCCGACGATAACGGTGGCCCCCGCCCCCGCTCCGCTCAACGAAACGCCCCCCCGCAGAACCAACGGGAACGTTTCGCCGGTCGCCGCGGAATACCGTCCTTCGGCCACATGGATGGTGCGCGCGGGTGCCCGCAGGCCCGAAGCCGCAGAGATGGCGGCGGTGATCGTGCGCAGGGGTGACGTTTTCGTCCCCACCCCTCCGTTCGCCGCATGAGGGTCGACGTAGATGTCGCTGACGTCGTTTACCGTCGCGATTTGCGGAGGGGGGCGAGCTACGGTGTCGCCGCCAAGCGTCGCGAGGGCGAGACCGAGACCCGCGATGGAACGACGGCTCCGTCGGACGACGCGTGGTTCACGCAAAGGTTCCCACGCGCTGCGGAGCGCGGCAAGCATCGATGGCATCGACGCGAATCGCTCTTCGGCCACGATGCTCAGAGCCCGGCGTAGGGCGGAGTGCACGGCGACGGGGATATCACCCCTCGACGGCACGAACGGAATGGATCCATTCGCGATGGCGGCGCGCAATTCGACGACGGAGACGCCATCGAATGGCCTTCGCCCGTACAGCGCTTCGTACAGTGCGACGGCGAAGCTCCACTGATCCGAGCGCGCGTCGGCTCCCCTCCCCGTGAGTTGTTCCGGCGCCATGTAGGCCGGTGTCCCGATCAGCATGCCCGTGTGGCTCACGATGCTGACGAGCGGCAATTCGCGGCCCGTGGATTCGGTGCACCAGGAAGCCGATGCCGTTTCGAGGACTCCGCGGGCAAGC encodes:
- a CDS encoding protein kinase, encoding MASTCPDEETVAEFIEGALPSAPRAHVEGHLAACAMCRRTLIAAGALASDTGATSTHSLTATDFGLSSALDLVPGTCMGRYVVRERLGAGATGTVYAVLDQQLDRLVALKVLRSHHDTTLHPWLVHEAKAMARLRHPNVVTVFDVGTFEGQSFMTMDLLQGGTLRHWFQAAARTPKEIVTAFLQAGEGLAAAHEAGLVHRDFKPDNVLMSDDGEVRITDFGLARGVLETASASWCTESTGRELPLVSIVSHTGMLIGTPAYMAPEQLTGRGADARSDQWSFAVALYEALYGRRPFDGVSVVELRAAIANGSIPFVPSRGDIPVAVHSALRRALSIVAEERFASMPSMLAALRSAWEPLREPRVVRRSRRSIAGLGLALATLGGDTVARPPPQIATVNDVSDIYVDPHAANGGVGTKTSPLRTITAAISAASGLRAPARTIHVAEGRYSAATGETFPLVLRGGVSLSGAGAGATVIVGTGLVDTAGPGGTLYRGAVRAYATIVLGDETATTELRGISLQPGEGMLAEHFGVVCDRGSVPGSGSPNTFIEGVDFGPDFSVGLVASTITRPAPSGCNARISGSTFHDLYTGIWAVGCGVGEHEGSSSVSLEIGHDASPGNLFARIHGTKRDGGAIATWSCTSVRIEGNVVRESEIGIWMTRHAVQPAGYAAIRHNEFRDLSVMGLYMEGASSLDELTDNVFTGITSGSHPTPAAAVVLHAMVAKGFPRLRRARNNRIIENDTGVAVRSKSSWPSTNDGPMIDFGTSSDLGLNDFHCNARVSEGTGYDVIIDAPALAAPQASFVGNSWDHDPPTVEHRPRRPSNGADFIYLHPTSGPLIDLREPVGHVLCSYGRTAGP